One genomic segment of Fibrobacter sp. UWH4 includes these proteins:
- a CDS encoding histone H1, whose translation MATKTATKKPAAAKKPAAAKKPAAAKKPAAAKKPAAAKKPAAAKKPAAAKKPAAAKKPAAAKKPVAAKKPAAAKKPAAKKPAAKKPAAKKPVAKKAPAKKAAKK comes from the coding sequence ATGGCTACAAAGACTGCTACAAAGAAGCCGGCTGCTGCAAAGAAGCCCGCTGCTGCTAAGAAACCCGCTGCTGCAAAGAAGCCCGCTGCTGCAAAGAAGCCGGCCGCTGCAAAGAAGCCCGCTGCTGCAAAGAAGCCGGCCGCTGCAAAGAAGCCCGCTGCTGCAAAGAAGCCGGCCGCTGCAAAGAAGCCGGTCGCAGCCAAGAAGCCCGCTGCTGCAAAGAAGCCGGCTGCAAAGAAGCCGGCTGCAAAGAAGCCCGCTGCAAAGAAGCCGGTCGCCAAGAAGGCTCCTGCTAAGAAGGCTGCAAAGAAGTAA